Genomic DNA from Pongo pygmaeus isolate AG05252 chromosome 16, NHGRI_mPonPyg2-v2.0_pri, whole genome shotgun sequence:
TGAGGATGCCTTCAACCTTAAAGGCGGATGGCAGGAGCTGGCTGGCTGAAGTACAGTTTGTGTACCAGGGGTTGGGAGGCAAGGGTGGGAGACGTGTGTCTTCAGacagggaacagcatgtgcagagACTTCAGGTGAGAGGGAGCATGGCTCCCCAGGAATGAATGCATTTCCCATAGCTGGGAGAGTATCATCTGGAGGTTAGGGAAGATGAGGCTGGACAAGAACAAATCTTCCTGGCTCTTggatcaccacaatcaagataacaTATCCACCTGCCTCCATAATTTCCTTGTATGAGGGGCTATTTTAAGAAGTATAATCAAGAAGGGCtgttctggccgggtgcagtggctcacgcttgtaatcctagcactttgggagagtgaagagggtggatcacctgaggtcaggagttcgagaccagcatggccatggcactccagcctgggcaacagagggagactctgtcttatttttttatttttttaaaaaagaagggcTGCTCTGATGTGTCACTTAAAGGATAGCAAGCCactggccaggcgccgtggctcaggcctgtaataccagcactttgagaggctgaggggggcggatcacctgaggtcaggagttcgagaccagcctggctaacatggtgaaaccctgtctctactaaaaatacaaaatttgccgggtgtggtggcacatgcctgtaatcccagctacttgggaggctgaggcaggagaatcatttgaacctgggaagcggagtttGCGGTGggccaaggtcacgccattgcactccagcctggggaacaagagtgaaactgtctcaaaaaaaaaaaaaaaaaaaaaaaaggatagcaaGCCATCCAGAGAGTGCAGCAGGCATGGAGGCAGGAGCAAGGCTGGTGTCCCCGAGCAGCAGCAGGGAAGCCGGAGTGGCTGGACTTGTGTGGGtatggggaagaggggagagaggtCACTCGTCTCTGTTAGGCACAGGACCTTGTTTTATTCCCTGCTGTACCCCCAGCACTTAGGTTGGGAGCTAGCACAGAGAAGGCACTCAATTGATGTTTGCTGAGCAGATGAATGCCTGGAGTAGACCTCAGAGCAGGGTTTGGTGGCAGGGTGGGTCAGGGAGAGAGTTTACTCAAAAGCCTGGTGATAGGGGAGAACAAGAGGCCAGAGGGTATCCATCTATGTCGGGGACCAGGGGTCCCTGGTGGGCAGCAGTGTGGGAGACACACGGATCTTGGCCACACCTCAGGCCTTCCTCCAGCCTGAttacctgcctccctcccttgcaGAGGTTCCGGTTCTGTGGTGATCTGGACTGTCCCGACTGGGTCTTGGCAGAAATCAGCACGCTGGCCAAGATGGTTGAGTGCACAGGGTCTAGTCTGGGTGGAGGAGGGGTGTTGGGCTGGGGATTGTGGGTGTAGAGGATGGTGAGGTTTCTCTGGGGTTAGGCCCTCAGTGCTCTCAGCCTGTGCTACCATGCTTTGTGACCTTGATCAGTGGCTGGCCTGCTCTGAGCCTGTCCCCAGGAAGGAGGGGTGAGGTTTGCCAGCCTGGCTGATGTAAGGACTTCCCTTCCAGTCCTCTGTGAAGTTGCGGCTGCTCTGCAGCCAGGTACTAAAGGAGCTGCTGGGACAGGGAATTGATGTGAGTACAAGACCCAGCACCCCATTGTCCCATGACCTTATGACCCCCACTGCCCTGAAACTGTGCACTAGACCCGGGGAGACAGGTGAACCAGCCTCTCAACCTCTCTGGgcacctcccttccttctttccagctTGTCTGTTCCTTATCGCAGGATCCAGGCTAGGGGTGAGGGGCTGGTGAGCAGGGGCCTGGCACCCCCTGAAGGTCTCCTTTCCCCTTAGTATGAGAAGATCCTGAAGCTCACGGCTGACGCCAAGTTTGGTGAGTACCTTGCTGAGTCTACAGGCCCCAGGCAACCCTGCGAACTTGGCCTGGTACCTGGTACAGAGGGGCCCCCTACCCCTCCCAGCAGCATCCTTAACTTACCTTCCGTAGTGGAGGAGCATGAGGGAAAGAAAGACTGACAGTCCCACCTTCTTGTCCTCTGCCAGCTCCTGGTGGAGCAGTAGCAGTGCCTGTGGCTCCAGGAGGCCTGGGGACTTTGAGCTGAAGTTAATAGGGCAAAAGGGAGGTGGCTGGGCCCACAGTGACACCCCCTGTCCCATATACGGGTCCCTCAGAGTCAGGTGATGTGAAGGCCACAGTGGCAGTGCTGAGTTTCATCCTCTCCAGTGCGGCCAAGCACAGTGTCGATGGCGAATCCTTGTCCAGTGAACTGCAGCAGCTGGGGCTGCCCAAAGGTACGGGTTGTGGGTGGGCAGCTGGGCAGCCTGTGGGCCAAGGGCTGCTAGAGAGGGGGACGGACCCTGAGGTGTACCCTGCCCTGTTTGGGCCAGGAGCCCAAGCTCAGCTCCCACCTGCTACCTCCAGAGCTACTCCATTCTACCCCCAGAGCACGCGGCCAGCCTGTGCCGCTGTTATGAGGAGAAGCAAAGCCCCTTGCAGAAGCACTTGCGGATCTGCAGCCTACGCAGTAAGTATGAGGCCAGCCAGGGTCCGGGCTCATTCTAGAAGGTGCACGCAGCACGCAAAGTGCATGGAGAGTCCAGGGAGACGACTTAACCATGGTCACATGGTTACTAGCAGCCGTAGAGCTGGGACCTGGCCCTGGGTCTCCTGACTCCCCCCAAGGTTTCTTGTCACTGAGGTCTGCTGTGGGTGATCCAAACTTATTATCGGGCACTGCCCTGTTCTGAGCCTGGGTCAGCAAGATGGGAGCTTCTTAGAGGCCACATAGCCTTAAAAGGTTGAGAGCTGAGCCAGGGTGTCGGCTGAGGGCCACTTGTCTCGTCTGCTTTGATCCTGAGAGCCACCCACCCCATCTCACAGTGAATAGGTTGGCAGGTGTGGGCTGGCGGGTGGACTACACCCTGAGCTCCAGCCTGCTGCGGTCCGTGGAAGAGCCCATGGTGCACCTGCGGCTGGAGGTGGCAGCTGCCCCAGGGACCCCAGCCCAGCCTGTTGCCATGTCCCTCTCAGCAGACAAGTTCCAGGTCCTCCTCGCAGGTGAGGCTCAGCTATTCCTCAACGGGTAAGAGGCTCTCCCAGATCTGCCTGACTGCCTCCCGCCTGCCCACCTCTTCCCTCTGCAGAACTGAAGCAGGCCCAGACCCTGATGAGCTCCCTGGGCTGAGGAGAAGGGTGTTGCAGGCCTGTGTGGAGCCGCCCTGCCCGTATGGAGTCACACCCTCTGAACTGCTCTTTGGGAGGCAGCCCTGGTTCTAGGATGCTGAGGCCCTGGCCTGGACTCTGGCCTCCCAGATCCCCAGCTGCCTCACTTGTCTCTTAAGAACTCGGCTCAGGGCTCCTGAGGACCTTTCCCAGCATTACCTTCCCTTCCCTTGAAAGGCAATTGTTGGCTGTTTTCATGAgcaggaaaaataaacagaactatAAAGGAATGTGTGCAGGGGGTTCTGTTTGGGTTCAGATCAAGGGTTTTTGTGAGAGAAACAAAAGTGGCATACGGGCCTGCCTGGTCCatcactcattttcttttctcagttgCTGATCGAGGGAGGTCACAGTGAGGCCAACTGAGGACCAAAATGCATCTGCTTGTCTAGTGAGAGGAAAATCAGGGTTCTCTCTCCCAGATCTGGGATGCTCTTGGCTCTGCTGTCTTTGCCCCCTGGCCATGTCCTCAGGCTAGCAGCAAGTAGGTGACCCCAAAGACAAATGCCCCTTGTACAGAAAGGAGATTGCCCTTGTTTTGACTGccatcttctatttatttatttatttatttagagacggagtttcgctcctcTTGCCCAGGTTTCACTGCcatcttgttatttatttatttattttgagatggtacagtggcgcgatcttggctcaccacaacctttgcctcctgggttcaagggattcttctgcctcagcctcccgagtaggtgggattacaggcatgccccaccactcctggctaattttttttttttttttttttggtagagacaaggtttcttcatgttggtcaggctagtctcgaactcctgacctcaggtgatccacccaccttgccctcccaaagtgctgggattacaggcgtaagccactgcgcccagccactgcCATCTTTACGAAGAGAGAAGTgaccatgcctgaatcagtcattGGCAAGAGGAAcggtgttatggactgaatgttcaTGTTCCTCCAGAATTCATATGCCTCTGTCCACATGTGCACACCAGATGAGGGCCATGTGAGCACACGAGGTGGCTGTCTACAAGGCCAGGAAGAGGGCTGTCAACAGGAACTGcgtctgctgacaccttgatcttgaacttcccagcctccacaactgtgagaaagaaatctCTATGGTGTAAGCCACTGGCCTGTGACATTGTTATAGCAGCTCGAGAAGACTAAGGCAGATGGGCTCCCAGGACTGGCGCAGACCAGCCAGGGCTCCTTGTAGAAAAGGCTGATGCCAGAGTACATGGAGGGTACAAGGAGGACTCACCTGGAATATCTTTTGGTGTAAGGAACCTATCAAAGAATAATGGCTTGTTCCATTGGCCAAAGATGGGACAATTTGAACATCAAGAGATAAGTACTGACTCCACTCCTGACTTCTGCTTCTGGAAAAATGAAGTAGGTGTTCTCCCTATTCCTCCCACTAAGTACAGTTAACAACCCTGGATGttacatataaaacaaacaaaaagactgagCGATGGAGAGAAGGCAGCCTAGCCTGGCTGGGATCCTCAGGACCTGAGGCTCCACACAGCAGAGAAAGTCCTGGAATCTGGACCCCATGGGCCAGTCAGGTTGACACAAAACTGATCATCACAGATCTGTAGAACTATACAAAAGTGCTGACATCCATGATTAGAGTCTCAGAAGGTaaggaggaagagagtggaatggaaaaagtattcaaaaaaataatcactaaaggcctggtgcagtggctcatgcctgtaatcccagcactttgagaggcaggacGATTGCTTTAGACCTTGCAActggcctgagcaacacagggagactcagtctctacaaaaaaattaaaaattagccgatcATGGCGGTGCGTgcttatagtctcagctactcagaaggctgaggcaggaggatcaatcgcttgagcccaggggtttgaggctgcagtgagctgtgatcatacctctgcactccagcctgggtaacagagctgagaccctgtctcaaaaaaagaaaaaaaaaatgtatatatacacattggaatatttttcagccctTAAAAAGCAGAAGGTTCTGTCATTTGTGACTTGGATGAACCTAGacgacatgatgctaagtgaaataagccaggcacagagagacaaataccgCATCACCTCACGCCTGGAGTTGAAAAAAAggcctggggcagtggctcacgcctgtaatcccagcactttgggaagccaaggtgggaggatcgcttaagcccaggagttcgagaccaggctgggcaacatggcaaacctgtctctacaaaaagtaaaaaaaattagccgggtgcagtggcacatgcctgtagttccagctactcgggaggttgaggtgggaggattgcttgagccagggaggtcaaggctgcagtgaaccctgcactccagcctgggtgacagagtgagaccctgtctcaaagaaaaagaaaaaaaaagttaaattcatAGAAGTCgacagtagaatggtggttagcagaggctggaggagagagagggtgggttgtgggggaaaggggagacactggtcaaaaggtacaaagttcTAGTTAGGAGGAGTAAATTCTGGTGATTTATTGCATAGCGTAGTGACCAGTTAATAATGATGTatacttcaaaatagctaaaagatggttttaaatgttctcatcacaaagaaataaatatttgaggtaatggatatcctaattagcctgatttgattttttttgtgtttttttgttttttcttgagatggagtctcactctgttgcctaggctggagtgcagtggtgtgatcttggctcactgcaacctctgcctccagagttcaagtgattcttctgcctcagcctctgtagtagctgggactacaggcgtgcaccaccacccctggctaattttttgtatctttttgtagagacagggtttcactatgttggccaggctggttttaaacttctgacctcaggtgatccgtctgcctcggcctcccacagtgctgggattacaggcatgagccaccatgcccagccaatttgatcattccacaatatatacatgtaacaaaacatcacactgtaccccacaaatgtaaacaattattatttgtcaattaaaaataaaactatagataAGTCAAACTGGTattctaaaaaatgttcaactaGCCACAGTTGggcaagaagaaacaaaaattaaaactgggaataaagtgataaaaaaaatcacaaggagactatccttggcaacatggcaaaaccccatctctacaaaaaaaaatacaaaaattagtcaggtgtggtggtatgcaccattgtcccagctactcaggaggctgacgttggaggatcacctgagcccaggagttcgaggttgcagtgaaccatgatcataccactgcactccagccttgagtgacagagtgagatcctgtctcaaaaaaaataaaaaagaggttaTCCTGTCTTTTTAGTCAAGATAACCAAATAGCCCTGGTCAATGAGGTAAAGCTATACTTGACAGATGGATTCTATCAAATATATTAAGAATGACAATTAGAAAATCACTttgaggctggacacagtggctcacacctgtaatcccagtactctgggaggccaaggcgggtggatcgcttgaggtcaggagttcgagactagtcttggcaacgtggtaaaaccctgtctctactaaaagtacaaaaaattaggcgtggtggcccccgcctgtaatcccagctactgggaggtcgaggctgcagtgagccaagattgcgccatcgtactctagcctgggcaacagagtgagacgtgtctcaaaaacaacaacaataaaaacctaaaactttattttcttttgagacgggatctcaaagcgaatttttgtatttttagtaaagatgggatttcaccatgttggccaggctggtcttgaactcctggcctcaagtgattcactgcCCCCTCgtcctcccatagtgttgggatttcaggcgtcagccactgcgcctggccaaaaaccCAAAACTTTATATTCATTGAATAGCAACTACCCATTTCCTCCTTCCCggcagctcctggcaaccaccattctactagCTGCTTCTATGTGTTTAACTATTTAGATACCTGATATAAGTGGAACcatgaaatatttgtctttctggggtttttttgcttgtttgttttatgagacagagtctcgctgtgtcgccaggctggagtgcagtggcgtgatctcggctcactgcaacctccgcttcctgggttcaagcaattctcctgcctcagcctcccaagtagctgggactacaggtgcccgccaccacacctggataatttttgtatttttattagagacggggtttcaccatgttggccaggatgatctcgatctccggacctcatgatccacctgcctcggcctcccgaagtgttgggattataagcgtgagccactgtgtccagcctaagtatttgtccttctgtgaccaATTTATTTAGTGCAATGTCTTCGAGGTTACCCGTGTTGTTGCATGTGgcagtatttcctttttttaaaggctgaataatattccattgtataccacattttttttagggggggcagggatggggataaggtctcactctgtcatccaggctagagtgcagtggcatgatcacagttcactgtagcctctgactcccaggctcaagcagtcctccagccacagcctctggagtagctaggactacagatgcataccgctatgctaattcttttttaatatagagatggaatctccctatgttgaccaggctggtcttgaactcgtgggctcaagcgatcctcctgtcttggcctcccaaagggctgagattacatgcatgagccaccatgcccagcctattatatatcacatttttaaaaatccatgtatcggttgtttccacatcttgggaATAATGCTTCAATATGTGGTATCTCTTGATTGGGGTGGCAGTTACATGACTATGTATTTGTCAAATATTGCAGTCTGAAAGGggtaaattttactgtatgtaaattatacctttatTTAAACAAGAGAACAACAAAGAAATTACTCCATAGATTATTTGATGGTCACAAGGTATGAAGCATATGTTTTCTAATGCAGAGGTCTGGCTGCCACAGCCCCAGTCTTGATCAATTTCAGCTCCCACTGAAGTGGGACAATGAGATATTGGGTGCCTCCTGATATGATGCAATTCAAAGTACAGAGCagtagccaggcgcagtggctcatccctgtaatcccagcactttgggaggccgaggcgggtggatcacctgaggtcaggagtttgagaccagcctggccaacatggtgaaaccccgtctctactaaaaatacaaaaattagctgggagtggtggcatatgcctgtagtctcagctactcaagaggctgaggcaagagaatcacttgaacccggaaggcagaggttgcagtgagccaagatcatgccactgcactccagtctgggtgacagagcaagactccatctcaaacaaaacaaaacaaaacaaaaaacaacgaaGTACGGAGGAGCACCTAGGAAGTATCCCtgaatatttatataatcaaGCCTTTAGATCTAATTCCCAGCATGCAGGATGAACCACAGATAGAGGAACAATCTCTGTGACAATATCAGTGACACCCTGAGGATACATTCAGACAAATTGAGAATGTGATACAGCATCTATCTCAAAGGACAACTGGCTGAGACTCTTCAGAAAGGTATCatgaagataaaaaaaagaaggggatgAAGTGGGTGGGAGAGGGAAGGTGGTTTCATCtagatttaaaattattaaaaagatataatccagccaggcgcggtggctcacgcctgtaatcccagcactttgggaggccaaggtgggcagatcatgaggtcaggagattgagaccatcccggccaacacagtgaaacaaaatacaaaaaaatta
This window encodes:
- the COMMD4 gene encoding COMM domain-containing protein 4 isoform X1 gives rise to the protein MRFRFCGDLDCPDWVLAEISTLAKMSSVKLRLLCSQVLKELLGQGIDYEKILKLTADAKFESGDVKATVAVLSFILSSAAKHSVDGESLSSELQQLGLPKEHAASLCRCYEEKQSPLQKHLRICSLRMNRLAGVGWRVDYTLSSSLLRSVEEPMVHLRLEVAAAPGTPAQPVAMSLSADKFQVLLAETRFLHVGQASLELLTSGDPPTLPSQSAGITGVSHCAQPLPSLRREK
- the COMMD4 gene encoding COMM domain-containing protein 4 isoform X2, whose amino-acid sequence is MRFRFCGDLDCPDWVLAEISTLAKMSSVKLRLLCSQVLKELLGQGIDYEKILKLTADAKFESGDVKATVAVLSFILSSAAKHSVDGESLSSELQQLGLPKEHAASLCRCYEEKQSPLQKHLRICSLRMNRLAGVGWRVDYTLSSSLLRSVEEPMVHLRLEVAAAPGTPAQPVAMSLSADKFQVLLAELKQAQTLMSSLG